A window from Betta splendens chromosome 1, fBetSpl5.4, whole genome shotgun sequence encodes these proteins:
- the fabp2 gene encoding fatty acid-binding protein, intestinal, which produces MTYNGTWKIDRNENYEKFMEQMGINMVKRKLAAHDNLKIVIEQTGEKFHVKESSNFRTLEIDFTLGVTFDYSLADGTELSGAWTMEGDTLTGIFTRKDNGKKLTTTRIIQGDELIQSYNYEGVDAKRIFKRA; this is translated from the exons ATGACTTACAACGGCACCTGGAAAATTGATCGCAATGAGAACTATGAGAAATTCATGGAACAAATGG GAATTAacatggtgaagaggaagctggCCGCTCACGACAACCTCAAGATAGTCATCGAACAGACCGGAGAAAAGTTCCACGTCAAGGAGAGCAGTAATTTCCGCACCCTGGAAATAGACTTCACCCTGGGGGTCACCTTCGATTACAGCCTGGCAGATGGAACAGAACTGTCG GGCGCATGGACCATGGAGGGAGATACGCTGACGGGGATTTTCACCAGGAAGGACAACGGAAAGAAACTGACAACAACCAGAATCATCCAAGGAGACGAACTCATACAG AGCTACAACTACGAAGGTGTGGATGCTAAGAGGATTTTCAAAAGGGCTTAA